In Methylomonas sp. MK1, the following are encoded in one genomic region:
- a CDS encoding phosphatase PAP2 family protein codes for MPHLKIRRARNELVLVLLLAALTTLLFGVTDLDLRLAALFYHPENPGDVWPTQHWWPWKLLYDYAFPFTLWSGLIALAVYVLSHFHAYTQRFRRKALYILLVIALGPGLVVNLIVKDHWGRPRPVHVSQFGGEHQYVPPAKFGHTPDKSFVCGHCSVGYTFFVLYFLSQNHKAIYFLLTIVLAWTLGFTRMTSGGHFASDILWSGYLVFLVAYALYYGWYIRIKPDTKITQ; via the coding sequence ATGCCCCATCTGAAAATTAGGCGCGCCCGCAATGAGCTAGTGCTCGTCTTGCTATTGGCGGCACTGACCACACTCTTGTTTGGGGTGACAGACCTGGATTTACGCTTGGCGGCCTTATTTTATCATCCGGAAAATCCCGGCGATGTCTGGCCGACGCAGCATTGGTGGCCCTGGAAACTGTTGTACGACTATGCTTTTCCGTTCACCTTGTGGTCCGGTCTGATCGCGTTGGCAGTTTATGTACTGAGTCATTTTCATGCCTACACGCAACGTTTTCGCAGGAAGGCCTTATATATTCTGCTGGTCATTGCTTTAGGTCCGGGCCTGGTAGTTAATCTTATTGTTAAGGATCATTGGGGAAGACCCCGGCCGGTGCATGTCAGCCAGTTCGGCGGCGAGCATCAGTATGTACCACCAGCTAAATTCGGCCACACCCCGGATAAATCCTTCGTCTGCGGCCATTGCTCGGTGGGCTATACGTTTTTTGTATTGTATTTTCTGTCGCAAAACCACAAAGCCATTTATTTTCTGCTGACAATAGTGCTGGCTTGGACCTTGGGCTTTACCCGGATGACCTCGGGCGGGCATTTTGCGTCGGATATTTTGTGGTCCGGATATCTGGTGTTTTTGGTGGCCTATGCCTTGTATTACGGTTGGTATATTCGCATAAAACCGGATACGAAGATCACGCAATGA